A genomic window from Sorex araneus isolate mSorAra2 chromosome 2, mSorAra2.pri, whole genome shotgun sequence includes:
- the LOC101557587 gene encoding olfactory receptor 14J1-like, translated as MANFTTSGFLLTGFSTKPELEIFYACLFLLLYLLALTGNMLIIITTSVDDSLQSPMYFFLKHLSFLDLCYISVTVPRFIYNSFLHRGDISFWECVFQCFVLTLCAGAEMAMLTLMSYDRYVAICLPLRYDVIIDIRTCVHGVFSVWVSGAICGVMHTTATFSIRFCGPHIIHQFFCDVPQILKLSCSNDYISEVGVSVFLSFMSFLCLVFIGFSYMQIFSSVLRMPSAEGRSKAFSTCLPHLAVVLLFLSTGVFEFLKSHSDSLTVSDILLTIMYTVVPPTFNPMIYSLRNKVIRSAVRNVFKKNKAYLR; from the coding sequence ATGGCTAATTTCACGACAAGTGGGTTTCTCCTCACAGGATTTTCTACCAAGCCTGAGCTAGAAATCTTCTATGCTTGTCTGTTCCTCCTTCTCTACTTGTTGGCTTTAACtggcaacatgctcatcatcaTCACAACTTCTGTGGAcgacagtctccagtcccccatgtatttcttcctgaagcatctctcctttcTGGATCTCTGCTACATTTCTGTGACTGTCCCAAGGTTCATCTACAACTCTTTCTTGCACAGAGGAGACATTTCCTTCTGGGAATGTGTTTTTCAGTGCTTTGTGTTGACCCTCTGTGCGGGTGCAGAGATGGCCATGCTCACATtgatgtcctatgaccgttaCGTGGCCATCTGCCTTCCCTTGCGCTATGATGTCATCATAGATATCAGAACCTGTGTGCATGGAGTCTTCAGTGTCTGGGTCAGTGGGGCCATCTGTGGAGTCATGCACACCACAGCTACATTCTCCATCCGCTTCTGTGGCCCCCACatcattcaccagttcttctgtgatGTTCCCCAGATCCTGAAACTCTCCTGCTCCAATGACTATATCAGTGAAGTGGGTGTCTCTGTCTTCCTGTCTTTTATGTCATTTCTTTGTCTTGTCTTTATTGGATTCTCCTACATGCAGATATTTTCttctgtgctgaggatgccatctgctGAGGGCAGATCCAAGGCCTTTTCCACTTGCCTTCCCCACCTCGCTGTTGTCTTATTGTTTCTTTCTACAGGTGTCTTTGAGTTCTTAAAATCGCATTCAGACTCTCTAACTGTGTCAGACATTCTGCTCACTATTATGTATACAGTAGTTCCACCAACATTCAATCCAATGATATACAGCCTGAGAAATAAAGTCATTAGGTCAGCTGttagaaatgtttttaagaaaaataaagcatatctGCGTTGA